From a region of the Panthera uncia isolate 11264 chromosome B1, Puncia_PCG_1.0, whole genome shotgun sequence genome:
- the GNRH1 gene encoding progonadoliberin-1, translating into MEAIPKLVAGFLLLTLCVVGCSSQHWSYGLRPGGKRSTENLIDAFQEIAKEVDQPAERPRFECTIHQPRSPLEDLRGVLVSYSGDDMGP; encoded by the exons ATGGAGGCGATTCCAAAACTTGTCGCTGGATTTCTTCTGCTGACCTTATGCGTGGTTGGCTGCTCCAGCCAACACTGGTCCTATGGCCTGCGCCCTGGGGGGAAGAGAAGTACTGAGAATCTGATCGATGCTTTCCAAGAG ATAGCCAAAGAGGTTGATCAACCCGCAGAACGTCCACGCTTCGAATGCACCATCCACCAGCCCCGTTCTCCCCTCGAGGACCTGCGAGGAGTTCTGGTGAGTTACAGTGGTGATGACATGGGGCCTTAG